CGCGAGCAAGTTCGCCGCGGCACCATTCAGGTCACGCTCCGCATCGATCGCGCCCATCGCCCCGACGATTATCGGCTCGACGCCGAAGTGCTCAACGGCTATCGCCTGCAACTCGAAGCGATTCAAAAGCGCTGGCAGCTCCCCGATCCGCTCCCGCTCGCGCACATGCTGGCGCTCCCCGGCGTGGTGCATGAATCAATCGCCACGGCCAGCGACGCTTCGCGAGTTTGGCCGGTAATCAAAGAGACGCTCGACGCCGCGCTCGGCAATCTTGCCAAGATGCGGGCTGACGAAGGACGCGCGATGGCGGCCGACCTGGAGACCAATCGCCTGGTCATCGCGACGGAACTCAAAAAGATCGAAGCCCGCGCGCCGGTCGTGCAAGACGCTTATCGGACGCGGCTCACGGAGCGCGTGAATCGGTCGCTGGCGGAGTTTCAAATTACGCTCGCTCCAGAGGACCTCATCAAAGAGCTGGCCGTCTACGCCGACCGGAGCGACATCTCCGAGGAAACCGTCCGCCTCGCCAGCCATCTGGAGCAGTTCCAAACCATCATGCAGAACGAGGAGGGCGCCGGCCGCAAGCTGGAATTCCTCACCCAGGAAATGTTCCGCGAAACGAACACCATCGGCTCTAAGTGCAACGACGTCGAAATCGCCCGCCAGGTGATCGAGATCAAGACTGCGATCGAACGGATCCGGGAACAAATCCAGAACGTGGAGTGATGCGCTTTGAACTGCGGAGGGTTTGAGACGCGGAAGAGGAATGACAAATTTCTAAATCTGAATGTCGAATCAATGTCGAAGTTCGAATGTCGAATGATTCGGGGTGTTGACGCAGCCCGTAAATTGCCAAG
The Planctomycetia bacterium DNA segment above includes these coding regions:
- a CDS encoding YicC/YloC family endoribonuclease, whose translation is MLLSMTGFGEAHRTVEGLSVVVEVRTINSRYFKLSLRCPEGFNALEGEIESVVREQVRRGTIQVTLRIDRAHRPDDYRLDAEVLNGYRLQLEAIQKRWQLPDPLPLAHMLALPGVVHESIATASDASRVWPVIKETLDAALGNLAKMRADEGRAMAADLETNRLVIATELKKIEARAPVVQDAYRTRLTERVNRSLAEFQITLAPEDLIKELAVYADRSDISEETVRLASHLEQFQTIMQNEEGAGRKLEFLTQEMFRETNTIGSKCNDVEIARQVIEIKTAIERIREQIQNVE